The Streptomyces sp. GSL17-111 region CACGCGGAACCGGTCACCGGGTTCCGCGTCGAGGCGGTGGAGCGGGGTTCCGGCGGACACCTCGTCCTCGTCGGCGAGGACGGGCGGCGCGTGGGGCCGGTGGACGAGGCGGTCGTGCTCACCGGCTTCCGTCCCGACGTGTCCTTCCTGGAGGAGGTCCGTCTCCGCCTCGACGAACGGTTGCAGGCCCCGACGGAACTGGCACCGCTGATCGACCCCAACCAGCACTCCTGCGGCACCGTCTACCCCCACGGACACCGCGAGCTGTCGCACCCGGAACAGGGCCTCTTCCTGGCCGGGATGAAGTCCTACGGCCGGGCACCGACCTTCCTCGCGCTCACCGGCTACGAACAGGTCCGCTCGATCGCCGCGGCCCTGGCCGGAGACCTCGCCTCGGCCGACCGCGTCGAACTCGTCCTCCCGGAGACCGGTGTGTGCGGAGGCGCCGGCCTCTTCGACACCGTCGAGACCGACCACGGTGCCGGCGAGTGCTGCACCGGACCGGAGTCCGGGGCCTCCGGTGCCACCGCCCGCGAAGCCGGCGTGGCTCCGGACTCCGCGCCGGGCGCGGAACAGTCGGGTGGCTGCTGCGGCTCATGACGGCCTCGACCAGCGAGGGGGCCGTGAGCGGTCAGGACCGCTCACGGCCCCGCGCCGTGCTCCCCGCGCTCTGCCTGACCCAGGTGATCAGTTGGGGGGCCGTCTACTACGCCTTCCCGGTCCTCAACCCCACGATCGTCGCCGACACCGGTTGGAGCGCCGGCGCGACGAGCGCCGGGTTCTCCCTCGGGCTCCTGGTCTCGGCCTTGGTCGGCATCCGTGTCGGGCGCGTGATCGACCACCACGGACCTCGCACGATCATGACCGGCGGATCCGCCGTCGGAGCTGTCAGCCTCGCGGTGGTGTCCCGCGCCCCCAACCTGGTCGTCTTCACCCTCGGCTGGCTGCTGGCCGGGGTCGCGATGGCGGCGACCTTCTACCAGCCCGCCTTCGCCGCCATCACCCGCTGGTGGGCACCTGGCCACATCCGCCCGCTGACCGTGCTGACGCTCGCGGGCGGGCTCGCCTCCACGATCTTCGCGCCACTCACCGCGGCGCTCGCCGAGCACGTGTCCTGGCGGGCGACCTACCTCATTCTCGCCGGAATCGTCGCAGCCGTGACCGTGCCCACTCATTTCACAGCCCTGCGCGCACCCTGGCCGCCGCCGCTCCCCCGGGAGCCGCACCATGCGGTCGGAGCGACGAGGGCGGCGCTCAGCCGCCCGTTCCGCATGCTGGCACTGTCCTTGACCTTGTCAGCCCTGGCCACCTCCGCCGTCGTCATCGCCCTGGTCCCGCTCTTCCTTGAGCGCGGCTACACCACCGCGCAAGCGGCTTGGGCCCTGGGACTGGGTGGCGCCGGCCAGACGATCGGCCGGACGTTGTACGCCACGCTGGCCAGACGCCTTGGAGCCGTGGCCCGGATGACCGTGCTGATCTCCCTCAGCGGCGCCGCGACCCTCGCGTTGTCGGTGACCCCGGGGCCGTACCCCGTGCTGATCGCCCTGGCCGTGACCGCGGGGATGATCCGCGGCAACCTGACCCTGCTGCAAGCCACGGCGGTCACGGACCGCTGGGGCACTCGGGACTACGGTCGGCTCTCGGGCCTCCTGGCCGCCCCCACCACGACGGCGGCCGCCCTGGCCCCCTTCGTCGGAGCGGTACTGGTCGCCCCCCTGGGCGGGTACGCCCCGATGTTCGCCCTCCTCGCCGGGTGTTCCTTCCTCGCTGCCGCCAGTTCCTTGGGTACCCGGTCCGGGAGTGGGTGACGAAGGGCTCTCCGCCAGCAGCGGGAGCGGGTGCGCACGACGGACGACCGTGCGGGTCGGCACGCTTCCGCGCAGGGGAGCCGCGGCGTAGGCCCGCCCCACCGTGGACCACAGGCCCGTCCCGACCTCCCCACCAACACTTTCTCTTATCAACAACTCTCACTGTTGACAGCTGACCTCGTGCATGTTTTGCTGGTCATATGCGACCAAGCGCAATGGGCAAGGCCTCCACCATTCGGCCGCTCCCCCAACGCGATCAGGCGCGGGAACTCGCCCCCATGCTTCGAGCCATGGCCGACGAAACCCGCCTGACGCTGCTGTTGCTGCTCGCAATCGACTCCCGCACCGTCAAGGAGCTGCATCAGTTGACCGGGCTCAGCAGGACGCTGATCAGCCACCACCTCGCTCCACTGCGGGAGCAGAGACTCGTGACGGTACTTCCGCGAGGCCGCAGCAACGTCTACGCGCTCTGCTGCTCGAGCCTCAGGGAACCGGCGCGCCTCTTGGCCGCACTGACCTCGACCCCGTCGGACCCCGCGGCATTCGCCATGGAGTCCGACGACCCCGACCCCGGCACCGAGAGCACAAGGCCGTCGCTGCGGACCGGTGCACACCCCTAGCGGACCAACCACCCGCGGTCAACGGGCGCACGGCCCGGACCGGTTCACAAGAAGGGAAGCCACCATGAGCAACTCCGGCAAGAAGGGCGGCGTGCTGAGCCGCCTCCTCGGATCGGACAAGTCCGACAGCGACTGCTGCAGCGTGCAGATCGTCGAAGAGAAGGACGAGCCGCAGGAGACGGCCGCCGCGTCCCCGGACAGCGGGGCCAACAGCCCGTGCTGCGGCACCGAAGGCCAGCGCGACACCTCCGCGGAGGACGCTCGACGCTGATGAGCGAGGGGGCTTGTCCTGCGTGGCTCCCCCACCTCAGCCCCCTCGCCGAGAACGCCTCTCCCCGCTCCGCAGCGGGGAGAGGCGTCGAGGCGGCTACGTCTCCTTCGTGGACGTGCGGTGCACCTTGTGCTGGGCGGCTTGGGCAACGGGGCGAACGACCAAGAGGTCGACGTTGACGTGCCGGGGCCGAGTCACCGCCCACCGCACGGTGTCCGCGACGTCCTCCGCTCTGAGCGGTTCCTCCACCCCCTCGTAGACCCCTGCCGCCTGTTCCCGGTTCCCCCGGTAGCGGTTGAGCGAGAACTCCTCCGTGTACACCATTCCCGGTGCGATCTCGATGACGCGGAGGTCCTGACCACATACTTCCAGCCGTAGCGTCTCGGTGAGTGCGTGCTGGGCGTGCTTGGCCGCGCTGTAGCCGCCCCCGCCCTCGTAGTTGGTGAAGCTCGCGGTAGAGGTGAGCACCACCACGGTCCCGTCACGGTTGGC contains the following coding sequences:
- a CDS encoding MFS transporter, yielding MTASTSEGAVSGQDRSRPRAVLPALCLTQVISWGAVYYAFPVLNPTIVADTGWSAGATSAGFSLGLLVSALVGIRVGRVIDHHGPRTIMTGGSAVGAVSLAVVSRAPNLVVFTLGWLLAGVAMAATFYQPAFAAITRWWAPGHIRPLTVLTLAGGLASTIFAPLTAALAEHVSWRATYLILAGIVAAVTVPTHFTALRAPWPPPLPREPHHAVGATRAALSRPFRMLALSLTLSALATSAVVIALVPLFLERGYTTAQAAWALGLGGAGQTIGRTLYATLARRLGAVARMTVLISLSGAATLALSVTPGPYPVLIALAVTAGMIRGNLTLLQATAVTDRWGTRDYGRLSGLLAAPTTTAAALAPFVGAVLVAPLGGYAPMFALLAGCSFLAAASSLGTRSGSG
- a CDS encoding ArsR/SmtB family transcription factor, whose amino-acid sequence is MLRAMADETRLTLLLLLAIDSRTVKELHQLTGLSRTLISHHLAPLREQRLVTVLPRGRSNVYALCCSSLREPARLLAALTSTPSDPAAFAMESDDPDPGTESTRPSLRTGAHP
- a CDS encoding SDR family oxidoreductase is translated as MQRTAVVTGASSGIGAATARALASAGYRVILAARRSARVQEVAEGITASGGQAEARTLDVTDREATARFAASLERCDVLVNVAGGAFGTEEVAQAVPGDWRRMFEVNVLGTLHMTQALLPLLRANRDGTVVVLTSTASFTNYEGGGGYSAAKHAQHALTETLRLEVCGQDLRVIEIAPGMVYTEEFSLNRYRGNREQAAGVYEGVEEPLRAEDVADTVRWAVTRPRHVNVDLLVVRPVAQAAQHKVHRTSTKET